The Vespula vulgaris chromosome 10, iyVesVulg1.1, whole genome shotgun sequence nucleotide sequence TTAGAAGTCGAAGAATGCGCGACTCTGGCGTAACCGTATTATAAAATCCCACTAGGAAGCTGCCCTCCTTCGTTAACGCGCTCATAGATTCGATCTTTCAACAAAGGTACTAAAAATTACTTTtggtagaagagagagaaaattatggAAAGGTTCAACCGATAATATGACGGATTTATCGGTTTTTCGAGAAATCCGTTAGGCGGTGAAATCGCTTAACGTAGATCCTCGAAATgttcgagagagaaatagaaagagagagagagagagagagagagagatggatagactgacagacagagagagagagagagatagagaaagaaaggagcagagagagagagagagagagagagacagaaaaaaagagagagagattacacAAGAGACTTTCATTGAATCTGGACAAAGATCCATCCAAAgccttctttatcttttgaaAAGGGGTGTATTTAGTGAATTGAATGAGTCGTCGAATGTCGATACTTTCAACACGACAATCGTACGCTTTGACATTCAATTCACAGTTCATTCATGATTCATATGCAttgtgagagagagtgaaagagcaagagaaagagggatcgACGAtcagatttctttctttcttttttatttatttatttatttatcgttcgaaCTATGTAATGAAATGTTATTAAGTTTGCATTATAATAGACGcgtattcgattaaaatcgatgacactctattaaatttgatttgtaagagagaaaattgtcCTATGTGAaacgatgatatttttatttgatttctaATTATCCGATAAAACTGACAACTTAaatcgtatatttataatgcttataaagttataattttatatctaattaaaatttataagagatttatgtgaaataattttcgtttgttgtacttatcgttaatataattttcatgtaatattaaatcagAAATGAGAGTCTATGTGATTCGTACATGACGAAACGATGATGAAGAAAGAGGTGTGTCTGATTTCCATCTATAATGGTTCCTAactatcaataattatatttgcaaCCGTATTTAAACTTTAACCATTATGCGTCATTATAAGGAAACGCGTTTGAATGAGTCCGAAAGAGGCATCGTAAAGAGTTAGAAAtctcgttcattttttctgtcttttctttccttttcttttcttttctttttttttcttttatttttcttattacaccATGTCACCCTTCGCCTCACACCCCACTTCCCTCACTCCTTTCCAGTCCAACATATACGTTTCTTAAtcaacgaaaataaagaaagaagattcatTAGAAAACTGGTCTCgtgcaattttttattatctattaactgattatatatatatttttttattaatttgattaacaagttaatttaaataatggattaatttaataattctaaaaaaatcGGTCACATTAAGTACAAAGTCCACAGATTAATAGAAATTGCAGAgcagttaatattattattattattattattattattatttgttatccaacaaacatttattaattatatcgacgatgattttttcctttctctctctctcggtttctgtcaataataaataattaattgaattaaatattgcTAAACGcgtattaataaaacgaaCAGTACACGTTTGCGATTGAAATCGAACGTAATAAtcgtatttcattaaaatgattcctttattctttatctCAGTGTACGTTCGAATTCATGACGCaagttcttcctttctccgtatgtatatacggatatatatacttccgcttttttttttcctatttgttttcgagaaagagagagataatttaaaagttcgaacaaaataattcttctGTACCACGCAATTATTCCCagaatagtaatattaataattataacaataataataataataataatgataacgataataataatcgcttgaaaaatcgattaaatttataaacgtgTGAACGCCCCTTAATGTTCACCGTTCAAGTAGTGCAACGATCGTTATGATCAGCCACAAATTATCATAACTGACCAAACTCTGTCATCTTTCGattcatttataaatgaacgaatttgttttaataaaaaaagaaaaaacagaaaataaatcaataaaaaattcaatagaaCATAATTAGAAAGAAGGGTTACAGAAACTACTTTGCAATTACTACGCGTTCACGCTCCTGCGTAAAGGATGCTGCGGGTGCGGCCATGAACTTTCACGCTAGACCGAGCACGCAATTGTATCAAGAGTATAAATCtaaaacattctttttctttcctttttttttttttttttttctttcaacagtTATTGTGGAAAGCCACGAATCCGCATTTTTATGAAAGCAGTAGGATATCACGGAAATGTATATTTCCGATAGATCCGCGTGAAATTGTTCCgccgaaagagaaaaaggaatatttaaCGAGAGAACGTACGGGTGAAAGTCGATTGTGAGTATATTCCACGTGGCACGGAGTAAAGAACATGATTTAGCATGTTATTCCGTATTGAAAATATTGCGAGCAATAACTCGATATCCTCCTGAAAAGTACGTGAGAGATAGATAcggtttttgttttttattcgctCGGTTTACACGTATCATCGTAAATCCATCTAAAAATTTCGTCATTCCTGCATGATTTTTTAAGTATACGTTGCAGtggattaatttaaaaattcgcTCGTAATTATCCGCGTAATCGAAATCGATACTCCGATTTCATCACGATTGGTGATACGCCATACGAAGAGAATGTATTTGCGTTCtatttcgagatatatcgtatataaaggAGGAAAAAACATTGTTCGCTCTTGCGAACCGATTCTgtgttattgaaaaatattagataaattcCTACATTACCTACGCGTGATAACTACGCAAGATAGATTTCTACTTTATCAATCgtagcaaaaaataaaaagtattgttATACCATACGTCGGTAATGAAGAAAAACCTGTCATTCCTTTGTTACCGACTACAAAATATTGCAATTGCAAAATGCATTCGATGCATCTCGATGGATCGTTGAAGGGGCACGAGATGCAAAGTGCAAGTCGGCAAACACGCGAGGGCGAACATCAAGGTCTTCTCGGGGTACCAGATCCGCCATATCTGCCATATAAAACGACGAGTTCACCTATCCTGCGATCATTCCcattcttctctcctttctttaaaGTCTCAACATGTTCGTTGTTCGAATTTCGCTCGTaagttatttccttttctatactacgtactactactactactactactaataataataataataataataataataataataaaacaaaaagaaagtaaaaaaagcaacattaataattgattaacattttttgcttatataataattaaaaaagaaaaaaaactaatgaAAAGTATATCTGTCCTTGATATGTTCAGATATCATTGGTATACTTTACCGTACTGACAAGCTGTCAGTATCAGCCGGAATCCCAACAAGCAGCGATATTAAGCGACGCGAGATATCTAGCAGGCGATGGTACTTTCGGTTCGGCTTATACTCAAGAAGATGGAGTTGAgtttaaagaagaaagtgaCGTTAACGGTGATCGACGTGGTTCCTATTCTTACGTGGACCCAACTGGACAAAGGCGTACGGTGACATATACAGCCGGAAAGAATGGATTTCAGGTAGAggattatatatcataaaataatggTCGGGctaaaaagatttatagaacaatttgaaattgattattgcattattatttcaaataggCAACTGGTGATCACATTCCCGTACCACCACCACAAATACCACCGCAACCGGAGTACGTGCCATTACCACAGTATAATCCTCCTGACTATAAACCACCAGCCGCTTACAGGACTCCAGCACCACCCCCACCAGTATACAGAAGTCCTCCTTTAGCACAGTATCAAACACGAGCCGAATCGGAATACGAGCCACGAGCCGTCTATCAACCCCAACCTCAGCTCCAACCCCAATCCCAATCCCAACTCCAACCCCAATATCAATATCGTCCACAGACACGATACATGTCACCGGACGTCCAATCTATACCCTCGTTTAGCCCTCGACCACAATATCAACCAACACAAGGAGCTCCCATTCAAAGATACAACGAAATTACAACACCACCGCCGCATAGATTCTATCCACCGGGAAAGCTTAATTTCAACAGGACACCCGATGGATTTTCTTATACATTCAGCAAGAGTTaagatcgaattaattaaatttatatctaacaataatttttctttgaagaaaaatacacgatataaatgttattatcgatatataaaagcaGTCGCGTCAATTAATTAAgtcgataacgacgacgattactttacatgattttaattaattcgattaagaaaaagtataataatatttataacaaaatagaCAAATCAAATCGATATGCGTATGTCTTTTCTTGCGTCATTGTGATGATCATTATCAACGAATAAAACATGTCGAATATCTCGCGTGAATTtcgaagatttctttttataacgaaaACCACACCCGTATCTAGGATTACCATTCTATCTCATCGGGTCAGGCTCACTTTCATCCCGTAACCTTTTAAGCCGATGATTTCGTAACGTGTTAACTCATTCCTGGGAACTCTCTGATACTAACGCGCTTATGTATTCGTCTGCAAACGACGCTCACGTGTACGATGGGGAATATCACGAGTTTGCCTGACATTACTGAACCAGAAACGTTATTAACCAAATCACATGGTACACATAACTGGATAGAACAGAGATAGAACAGAGTTAGACTGTGTAATATATTCGGATtgtaaaaaatggaaaattgaaaagaactAATTCCGAACGTGATCAAAGATAAACGATTCTAatcttataaatatgatatctaattttactttttacaatTATCCTATAGAgatcatatacatacgttatgtatatatgatacaatattaataataataatatatattattaatattatatatatattgaattattaatatatggaattaatatatcaattaatatattaattaatatattaattataatatatatataatataatatatattatattaattatattatatatataatataattaatataatatatataatatatatataatatctatatatataatatctatataggCACTGTTAAAGAAAAGCTCGCGGAAGAAAACTGATAAATCGCTTGTCACATTACAACAGACTCATGAATGACAATACATTGATATCAGAAGATCGAGAAGTGAGAATGTGTCTTACACGTAGTGACGTCGAGAGGTCGGAAAAATATGTTGATACCTGTGACAGGGGTGCGGCTGGCTAGTCCACCGCAAGGTGAACTACCTCCTTTCAGAAACAGGAACTCGGTAGTCTCTCGGTTAGGTGGGTCGTAAAAGAAATGCATACCATaacacgttcgttcgttgtcACGTTGATCGtccaacttttctttctccttttatcatctttcgctttatctttttccttttttctgttcttttttttctctctttttttgcattaacacttgcttttctctctcttcccatTTCATCCTTTGTCCTTCGAACGCGGACAAACAAGCTAACTGAAAAACAACGAAACGCATTAAGAAACacaaagataaatagattttgCTATTACTTTTTTGCTcgcgttttatttataaaggtATATTTGAGTATAGTATACATTTCGTTTCATCGATTATGGCAGTAATAATTATACCTGATTTCTGATTAGCTGCGCGTGACATCGACggtataaaaaagtaattctaGGACTATTGCTGTTATTTAAAAGAGACAATAACGGAGAAATTAATTCGCTTTTCTCCGTGAAAGATTGAGAAGgtaaaagtaattattaaaaaaagaaaaaaaaaagaaaagaggatgaggtaaatgaaaaaaaaaaaaaaaagaaaaaacgagaaagatattatcgtggagaaaaaaatacagagaaaaaaaagagagagagacagagagagagagagagagagagagagagagagagagagagagagtgagagagaggaagggaacaTGTTTTCGAAATTAGCTAAATCTTacgtaaaatttttcaaaggacGCTTGGTGTGTGCCTCCCGCAAACAcgcgaattaaaaatttattaaaatttttttataaaaaggcactatatatactcataaatatatatatgtatataggcatatatatatgtatgcgtgtatactTTAATGTAATCCGACGATTCAAATTCAGAACAATCACTTTTTTCGATTTTGtagtttcttttataattttctttcttttgttcgttcgttcgttcttttttttttcttcttttttctttttcaatgcaACTTCAAGGcatcaatgaaatatatttttaatatatatacatatcttttttttttttgtttaaataattaatctctctctcaattttcATCGGCTTAAATCTTTACGACGATTCTCATCAACGTTGACATAATAATCCATGCCACGAATTTATCTTAAATATCGTAACTACTTTCAAGTATTATCGAGTCATCATAGTTCCTTTATTATTCGTCGAATAATtgtatggaaaaaaaataaaacataaacaaTTAAACTAGCGTATCAGGAGGCACGATAAATACATCaagtgttttatatatatatatatatatgtgtgtgtgtgtgtgtatgtatcatttaattgaattaattatttaatcattaaacgGATTAACGATTAACAATTACTTAGTTCTCGTATTGTTGTAAAAAATTGCAATTAgcaattgaaaattaattaaaacaattaatagtacattgaaaattgattttgttatatcgatgataaatCAATGCATATTACGAATAGAATAAAGTCGATTAGTTCAACGATTTTCGATGTgtttaatagtaaaaaaaaaaaaaatacgatttaatgatttatagatGACAAACAAAGTTtcgtttgaattaatttttaatcgtatacATCCCAACGATAAGAGAACTTtgattgttaaatattaatcttatttaaagaaagaaaaaaaaaagaaaaaagaaaaattgtaaaaacaacattaaaaaaaaaacagaagaaaaagaaaaagaagaagaagaagaagaaaagaattcaactatttttaattagcTAGTAAattaactatataaaatatgaatcgTGTTGAATTgagttttaaatatatatatatacgtattgcCTAATTACCGATAACTATTTTTTTACGACTAAAACCCcactgtatatatacgtgtaagtaaacgtgtgtatgtaaccatatgtacgtacatatgtacgcatgtatgtacgtacattgttatttttttctttctctcttcttattgtttttttttctttttctttttatttccttttcaaatgattacttaaaaaaagataaataaattaaaaaaataaaaaagaagggaaaaagacgTTCTAATTTAGATAAGACGAGGATGACAAATAAATGCGtcccatttatatataaagatttcaaaagagaaaaaaaagaaacaggcgCATCGAATGAAAtcttggaaaaaagaaaaagaaaaaaaagagatatgttCACCAGAGTGAAAACCGGGCCAgcttttgtttctatttaattttattgtccACGTGAAAGATTTCATTCGTCCTCGATAAAGATATAACAGATTTTATTGCACGCGTGTCAACGAATACGCTATTTATATACGAAAGCCACGCGAAATATAAGACACACCTCTCTGTCCTTTGATTAGGGCATTACATAGAGGAGAAGGGGAGTAAGTGGAAATGCTTAATATAATAAGCTCCAATATATGTTACACGTcattcaaagataaaaaatacacTTTTAAACTACACGATCTTTATACTTTGCTTTAggatttttttatctatcgatcaatcgatcgttctcatattcttttattaagtACACGATCGTGTAAAATGATGTATATCTTGTCATTTACGTCAActacgattaataattaaacgataacgatatattattataaaaaaaaaaaataaaaaataaagaaaagaaaaaggagaaagaagaaaagaaaaaaaagagagagagagagagagagggaaaacgaatcgaaaaatttttcatttcacgtATTTCACAATATACTCGAACGCACACTCGTCGGGTGTGTGTACGTTCACGAGTAATCCCTTTCGAcgatacattcttttttctttttctttttcttttttttttctcacaaaaatatttaatgtctAAAAGTGGATGAGAagtttacaaaaagaaaggaaaaagaaagagagaaaaaagttaataattaactAAACACCCGAAGTATTTTCACTTGCAAAGAACAGCAATGAGAGAACGGAGCTGCAACGCGTCGTTCAAAGCTGATACTGCAATTATAGCTGAGGATGATAGCGAGAAGCTGATTACGTAGGAACGTAGAGCTATTTaagaaattacatttaaataccGATGCAATAGCGTAACTTACAACGTGTCGATATATCCCGTTAGTacctaaatattattaatattattattattattattattattattattattattattattaatgttattattattgttattattattattattgttgttgttgttattattattactattactactattattattgttattattattattattattttttttaagaacttAAGAACTTAAGTCTCATCCCGCGTTAATGGATTTGCACTGGTGCCTGCATACAAACGAGAtcaaattatcgaaaaatcatgaaaaatGTTTAGACGACATTTATgtcgttgataaaaattagaaaagaaaaaataataataaaaattaaaaaatcagaGAAAACCAATCACTGTAACCGAATACGGCACCGCAACTTGTCCATTGTCGATAAGAttgttatacatacatacataaatacatacatatatatatatacacacatatatataaatgcatatatattttaatgcatatatatatgtatatatgtacggatgtatgtatacatcaTTATAATCACAATACGCATGAAAATCTATGCACGAGTCCTGGTCGAGATTCAATGGAGAACTTGTACTATGGTAAGACACGGATCGACGGTAAAATAATGACATGAGGAGGTGTAGTTCTAGCTGCATAGTCCCGAGGGATCAACCAGACCACGAGCAATCAGTTCAGCCGTTGCTGGATCACTTCCTTGTTTTCCACTGGAGTGCTGTTGAGTTTGTTGGCTAGCATGAGGCTCGAAATGTGAGCGTACGTGGAACATGAACTCCGCCTTATCCGTAAAATCCGTACGACACATCAGACAAAAATGCCTTTCCGATGCGTACGGCTGTGGCGGCGGAGCCGAGCCAGGAAAATACGGAGCCGCGTGCTGTGGCGGTGCTGATGCTTCTAAATGTGACCTAAGAAAAGTATTCACAATGAtgttattactatatatatatataatatatcaaatatatatatata carries:
- the LOC127067055 gene encoding uncharacterized protein LOC127067055 — protein: MFVVRISLISLVYFTVLTSCQYQPESQQAAILSDARYLAGDGTFGSAYTQEDGVEFKEESDVNGDRRGSYSYVDPTGQRRTVTYTAGKNGFQATGDHIPVPPPQIPPQPEYVPLPQYNPPDYKPPAAYRTPAPPPPVYRSPPLAQYQTRAESEYEPRAVYQPQPQLQPQSQSQLQPQYQYRPQTRYMSPDVQSIPSFSPRPQYQPTQGAPIQRYNEITTPPPHRFYPPGKLNFNRTPDGFSYTFSKS